The nucleotide sequence GACACCTTACACTGCGGACAAAGCAATTTTCTCATCGTACAAATAGTTTACCCAATCGATACCGAATATACAAAAAAAGAACCTCGGAAAAAACAATTCTTCCAAAGTCCCTTTTTCAATCACTTATAAGAAATAATCCTTGACAATTACCTCTCACCCAGTTTCTCGTCCATATACAAAATACTGGCTTCGTCTTTACAACGTTTCAACTTCTCGACAATGCCCAAAGCCGTGGCCTCTTCTTCTACCTGCTCGCGCACATAGCCCCAGAGAAAATCTTGCGAAGCCTTATCCTTTTCGGAAGAAGCGACATTTACCAACTCGTCGATAAGAGAAGATACATGGCACTCGTGTTTATAAACATTTTCAAAAGCATCGAGCACACTCTCCCATTCCTGAGGAACGACATCTATCTTATCTACTTTGGCTACACCGCCGCGCTTCGATACATAATCGGCCAAGTCGTAAGCATGCTCCAACTCTTCCTGAGACTGTTTTCTCATCCAATTGGCAAATCCGTCATATCCCAATTTTTTGAAATAAAACGACATCGATAAATAAAGATTCGACGACCACATTTCAGCCGCAATCTGAACGTTAATGGCTTCTTGTAATTTCTGTGAAATCATAATGGTTTATTTTTTATATGTTAATACTCATTTTCATTACATATCGATAATATACAAAAATTATACCATCACATAATAATAAGACTTTATCATAACCTAAAAATAAAAACCAAGACAATACAACCTCTTTAATGACATAATTGCAGAATCATTTTGTCCGAATTTGACATTCTTCGAGACAGATTATAGAATACCAAAATACATAGAATGCAACTACCAATAATCCTATAATAAAGCCAGCAAGAACCCACGATTTGACAGTAGAGTCGACACGTAGCGCATCATCGTATCTACGGCTATCGAAGTAATTATTTATTTCAAGGTATAAAGCAACGCTCGCCCGGATTTTGTCATTGAGATTCTTGCAGGTTTTGTTTCAGCCCCTTCGCCCTACGGGCACTCCCTCCTATATCGATTGTTGCGATACAGAGGGAAAGGATTAAATGTGTTGCTTTGAACGGTCTTTTTATCTTTTCGGTTCTTTGTGAGTATTCCCCCCTTCTCCCCTGCCGTGTCCCGTAGCCTTACGGGAAGTTGCGCAGCAATATAGGGGAGAGACAGAGGAGCGGCAGCGACGAAGAGAGGGGTTAAAAAAGAAGCACATAGGATTTTTTTGTAGAACTAACCCCCTCGCCCGATGGGCACTCCCCCTATACCGCTATGCGGCACAGGGGGAGAGGTTTGAAAGTGTCGCTTCAAATATTTTAAACTCCTCCATTGCCGTGCCCCGTAGCTTTATGGAGTATTTCTGTTTTCACTATCGGAGACATTTAAAACTCCTCCCCTGTGTTTTGTAATGCAAAATATAGGGGAGGTGGCATGTAGTGACGGAGGGGTTAAAAACAGCCTCTCATCTGCCGATTTATATTGGACATTTAACCTCTTCTCTTATCCGCTAAAAGAACATTTCCGGCTAAAATACTCCGGCCTATGGGAGAAAACGAAAAAGGAAAACATCGGGGAGAAAACAAAAAGCACCTGCGACCAAACGGCCACAGATGCTTATACATAATAAGATACAAATGATTACTTACTCAAAGCCTGAGCTACATCGACAGCACAAGCCACGGTGCAACCCACCATAGGGTTATTACCGATACCGAGGAATCCCATCATTTCTACGTGAGCAGGAACTGACGAAGACCCGGCAAACTGAGCATCGCTGTGCATACGACCCATTGTATCGGTCATACCGTAAGAAGCAGGACCGGCAGCCATGTTGTCGGGGTGCAAAGTACGACCCGTACCGCCACCGGAAGCTACCGAGAAATATTTCTTACCCTTCTCTACGCACTCTTTCTTGTAAGTACCGGCTACGGGGTGTTGGAAACGGGTAGGGTTCGTAGAGTTACCCGTGATAGATACGTCTACACCTTCGTGCCACATGATAGCCACGCCTTCGCGCACATCATCGGCTCCATAACATTTTACTTTGGCACGTTCACCTTTGGAATAAGCTATTTCACGAACTACCTTCAACTCGCCCGTATAATAGTCGAATTGTGTTTGAACGTAGGTAAATCCATTGATACGCGAAATGATTTGAGCAGCATCTTTACCCAGACCGTTCAAAATACAACGCAAAGGTTCCTTGCGCACTTTATCGGCCTTAGCGGCAATTTTGATAGCGCCCTCGGCTGCGGCGAACGACTCGTGGCCGGCAAGGAATGCAAAACATTTCGTCTCTTCGCGAAGCAAACGAGCGGCCAAATTTCCATGTCCGAGACCCACTTTGCGGTCATCGGCTACCGAACCGGGAATACAGAACGACTGCAAACCGATACCGATAGCTTCGGCTGCATCAGCAGCATTCTTACAACCTTTCTTCAAAGCGATAGCAGCACCTACCACGTAAGCCCATTTTGCATTCTCGAAACAAATAGGTTGTGTCTCTTCACAAGTTTTATAAGGATCGAGTCCATAAGATTCGCAGATAGCGTTAGCCTCTTCAATATCTTTAATACCGTTAGCGTTCAAAGCGGCAAGAATTTGCTTGATACGACGGTCTTGACTTTCAAATTTCACTTCTCTAATCATAGTAACTTCCTCCTTATTTTATTCGTGACGGGGATCTATATATTTCACTGCACCGGCCTCTTTGGTGAAACGTCCGTAAGTTCCGGTTACCTTCTTCAATGCCTCGTTGGCATCGGTTCCTTTCTTGATTTCGTCCATGAATTTACCCATGTGAACAAATTCATATCCGCAGATTTCATCGTTTTCATCAAGAGCAAGAGTTTTTATATAACCCTCTGCCATTTCAAGATAACGAGGACCTTTGGCCAATGTACCGTACAACGTACCTACTTGGCTGCGCAATCCTTTACCGAGGTCTTCGAGACCTGCACCGATCATCAAACCGCCTTCCGAGAAAGCCGATTGAGTACGCCCGTAAACGATTTGCAGGAATAACTCGCGCATAGCCGTATTGATGGCATCACAAACGAGGTCGGTATTCAGAGCTTCCAAAATAGTTTTACCCGGAAGGATTTCCGATGCCATAGCGGCCGAGTGGGTCATACCCGAACAACCGATAGTCTCTACCAATGCCTCTTGAATAACACCGTTCTTTACATTCAACGTCAGTTTACATGCACCCTGTTGAGGAGCACACCAACCGATACCATGAGTCAAGCCCGAAATATCAATCACTTCTTTTGCCTTCACCCATTTTCCCTCTTCGGGGATAGGAGCCGGTCCGTGATTAGGACCTTTCTTTACAACACACATGTGTTCTACTTCGTGTGAATAAACCATAATTCGCTCTTTTTATTTGATGAGTATTTTTACGCTCTTTTCAGCGTTGCAAAGATAATTTTTTTTCTTTATGTAAGCAATAGCAAATTTATTTGTAACGGCTCAAAATAATTATATCGCCATTCAATCGTTTTCAGAAGAGTCAGAGGGAATAATACCCATTTTTCTCATGAGAAAACAGGCGTTCATATTTTCGGCTATACCCGGCTGTAACCGATAAGAAAAAGTAAGTTCGTCTCCTTGTATAGCTGCCTCGAAGCGATAATTGCCGACTTTTCCGGGCAGACTATCGGCAAGTTTGCCCAAAGCCAAATCATGAGTAGCGATAATTCCCGTTGCTCCGGCCCCGACCAACTGACGGATAAGAGCAAGCGAACCGGTCTGCTTATCGACCGAGTTGGTTCCCCGCAGTATCTCGTCGAGAATAATAAATAATTTCTCCCCACGACGTAAACGCAAAACGATTTGCTGCAAACGTTTCAATTCGGCAAAAAAGTAAGACTCGTTATCGGCAAGAGAATCAGAGGCCCGCAATCCGGTAAACAAAGGCAACGGAGTAAAAGTCATGCTATCGGCACAAACGGGAGCGCCCATGCAGCCGAGTAAATAATTGATTCCGATAGTCCTCAAAAACGTACTCTTCCCGGCCATATTGGCTCCGGTGATAATCTGGAAAGAAGCCTCGTTCATGGGCGCAACATCGTTACAGACGCGCTTCTCTCTCGGGATAAGCGGGTGTCCCAGAGCTTCGGCCTGCATAACCGGGGTGCGATCTTCCCGTATATCGGGAAATACATAGTCGGGGTGATTGTATCGAAAAGTTCCTAACGAGACATATACGTCGAACCGCGACAATACATCTATCCATTGCGTTATTTTTTCACGATTGTCACACAGCCATCGGTCGAGCGCGTTGATTTGCCGCAAATCCCAAAGCAGAAATCCGTTCAACAAGGCGAATCCTACGAAATTGTAGCGTTGGTCGAGATTGCTGAGCAAATGCCGTAAACGGGACACCCTCTGCGAGACAGAGCCGTTGCTGTCAACACACCGGCTTTGTAACTCACTCAATGGCTTGCACCGGAATCGCGTCCGC is from Barnesiella intestinihominis YIT 11860 and encodes:
- a CDS encoding ferritin, which codes for MISQKLQEAINVQIAAEMWSSNLYLSMSFYFKKLGYDGFANWMRKQSQEELEHAYDLADYVSKRGGVAKVDKIDVVPQEWESVLDAFENVYKHECHVSSLIDELVNVASSEKDKASQDFLWGYVREQVEEEATALGIVEKLKRCKDEASILYMDEKLGER
- a CDS encoding GGGtGRT protein — its product is MIREVKFESQDRRIKQILAALNANGIKDIEEANAICESYGLDPYKTCEETQPICFENAKWAYVVGAAIALKKGCKNAADAAEAIGIGLQSFCIPGSVADDRKVGLGHGNLAARLLREETKCFAFLAGHESFAAAEGAIKIAAKADKVRKEPLRCILNGLGKDAAQIISRINGFTYVQTQFDYYTGELKVVREIAYSKGERAKVKCYGADDVREGVAIMWHEGVDVSITGNSTNPTRFQHPVAGTYKKECVEKGKKYFSVASGGGTGRTLHPDNMAAGPASYGMTDTMGRMHSDAQFAGSSSVPAHVEMMGFLGIGNNPMVGCTVACAVDVAQALSK
- a CDS encoding iron-sulfur cluster assembly scaffold protein — its product is MVYSHEVEHMCVVKKGPNHGPAPIPEEGKWVKAKEVIDISGLTHGIGWCAPQQGACKLTLNVKNGVIQEALVETIGCSGMTHSAAMASEILPGKTILEALNTDLVCDAINTAMRELFLQIVYGRTQSAFSEGGLMIGAGLEDLGKGLRSQVGTLYGTLAKGPRYLEMAEGYIKTLALDENDEICGYEFVHMGKFMDEIKKGTDANEALKKVTGTYGRFTKEAGAVKYIDPRHE
- a CDS encoding MutS family DNA mismatch repair protein — its product is MEKVLRDYRSRLQANSRETERIKMYIRIIAFLRLSVVVVATLIVYLFRNEGVEVWGTTVLIGIVLFLSLAQVHDRWFRKKEFVDCRDRIIHRELSLLEYRFDGIDGGSEFIDPSHDYSFDLDLFGERSFFAYINRTATTVGRVALSRELLHPDLKTASIRERQEAVEEMSCHTDFRIDFQSYGGCSGESRVDTEAIERLAGMPRFGTGRIVRWLVYAVPAVYLALFALWLTGMVAGNVIVAVFIFLLVLSGLFAKRVTRIQEQLNRTLQSLSRYSRLFEMMERTRFRCKPLSELQSRCVDSNGSVSQRVSRLRHLLSNLDQRYNFVGFALLNGFLLWDLRQINALDRWLCDNREKITQWIDVLSRFDVYVSLGTFRYNHPDYVFPDIREDRTPVMQAEALGHPLIPREKRVCNDVAPMNEASFQIITGANMAGKSTFLRTIGINYLLGCMGAPVCADSMTFTPLPLFTGLRASDSLADNESYFFAELKRLQQIVLRLRRGEKLFIILDEILRGTNSVDKQTGSLALIRQLVGAGATGIIATHDLALGKLADSLPGKVGNYRFEAAIQGDELTFSYRLQPGIAENMNACFLMRKMGIIPSDSSEND